Proteins from a genomic interval of Hyalangium ruber:
- a CDS encoding immunoglobulin-like domain-containing protein: MAQESASDLGRTFTTDADFALGTFDGARAGAPQSDQLRIATGARLPPFLWVANSNLGTVTKVDTRTGKQVARYDSVLTQNWDGSTPSVRPPRDACNFPVHTAVDANGDVFVVNRGNCSGTFAAITKYTGSLARCIDRNGDGVITTSVDANGDGIISTSNAAEFAGQSDDCIQWTKNYAGVDDPGRSLVVDAEQNVWVAGYGSSKLYKLSGDTGAALKVIDLRAETGVTTGILGLAVGPGGYLYTSDGISTRSIRKINPNASSGSHVVDTLSAPVATFGITVDRNGMVWLGADSDSVSGVVRADFVARTAQVVGGGGGCVGRTHGVAVDAAGDIWAACWSSGRVLRVSSSGSFLNSWVVGTRPEGVAVAPDNRIWVVNSSSDSLSVINPTTTGSTQTHPAGGGLPLTSSDMTGFQHHHFTLRQGIWSVVHDSGQAQAHWGTVSWNSEPQGATPPGSSIQVYARAADTREALSSRLFTYPPLVNGQAFTGVDGRFLEIKVVLRSANFGGDPVLSDLTISRQNSGPMALCQSRDVCATQNSCAAQISVDNGSYDPDGDPLTLTQSPAGPYGIGARDVVLTASDANSSASCTANIRVRDCSPPAITCASPVIAECTGNESATVASGEAQATDQCSAVSVSGPETGSYPLGSTAVTYTATDAAGNSETCTSSVRVVDTLPPSITCPAETTIECANGGAFSSGVGSASATDGCSAVAVAAPTAAWYPLGTATLAWSATDTSGNVAQCSAPLNVVDTRAPVITLQGSSSQLLECGTGYTEPGYSANDACQGDVSDEVVATGTVDTQVPGTYTRRYSVADGAGNSASVVTRNVAVVDTLAPSVTLNGSASEVLECGASFIDPGVSTDDSCSGAEIGSLVITGAVDSGQLGTYTLSYAVTDPSGNLAPALERTVTLRDTLAPTLALNGLANEVLECGEAYVPQGARAIDACAGDLAAVVVTTGSVNPAQPGAYELRYTVADPSGNAAPALLRTVTVRDTQAPAVALNGAASSTVECGTSYTEQGATASDACMGTQGVQVTITGSVDTAQLGPQTLSYRAVDSAGNTSAPVQRTVTVQDTQGPTLALNGPATLSLACGTPFIEQGATAHDLCLGDMSNRVTISGTVDIQHAGNYVLTYNATDTAGHVAPSVTRTVQVSDSEGPTLALTGANPMQLECMRDWYSEPGATAVDACAGNVSGSINIQHGYINSATPGSYPVTYTATDGANTATAVRDVQVRDTLPPDLYLNGGSTLVLECRVNTYSEQGAVAQDLCAGNLSGAVAITGEVDANVPGAYPVRYRVEDGHGFTTEKVRDVRVVDTRPPTLVLAGSGTPTVECSRDAFLDVGATATDVCAGDVTHRITVSGTQNIVAPGTYPITYSVTDPSGNAAESVTRNVTVRDSKGPVVTVNGQANMELECKVDTYTELGATAYDACQGDMTSAINIYGSGANTSAVGTYNIQYGVWDVSGNTTMALRTVKVVDRLKPTLTLVGSSIVQHECASGEFVDPGYSAFDVCYGDLTQSVTKSGWVNAWVLGSYPITYNVQDSTLLKAPTLTRTVQVVDTQGPTLTYRQVSVTPADQTMRNFTLADCVTANDVCDGWSNANNGTILSIYSDEPEDASGDSDGSTVQDIVITGRSSFRLRAERQSNGNGRVYGVRFELKDLAGNARPGLCQITVPSAAGRGVPADDGAGAGYTVSAPSPTLASRGTP; this comes from the coding sequence ATGGCGCAGGAATCCGCTTCCGATTTAGGGCGGACCTTCACCACGGACGCGGACTTCGCGTTGGGCACCTTCGATGGTGCCCGAGCGGGTGCGCCGCAGTCGGATCAGCTGCGCATCGCAACGGGAGCGCGACTGCCTCCATTCCTGTGGGTGGCCAACTCCAACCTGGGAACCGTCACCAAGGTGGATACGCGCACCGGCAAGCAGGTGGCGCGCTATGACTCGGTGCTGACGCAGAACTGGGATGGCTCGACGCCCTCGGTGCGGCCGCCGCGCGATGCCTGCAACTTCCCGGTGCATACGGCGGTGGACGCCAACGGCGATGTCTTCGTCGTCAACCGGGGCAACTGTTCCGGCACCTTCGCCGCCATCACCAAGTACACGGGCTCGCTGGCCCGGTGTATTGACCGCAACGGCGATGGCGTCATCACCACCTCGGTCGACGCCAACGGCGATGGCATCATCAGCACGAGCAACGCGGCCGAGTTCGCCGGCCAGTCAGATGACTGCATCCAGTGGACGAAGAACTACGCGGGGGTCGATGACCCGGGCCGCTCCCTGGTGGTGGACGCCGAGCAGAACGTCTGGGTTGCCGGCTACGGCTCCTCGAAGCTCTACAAGCTGTCTGGGGATACCGGTGCGGCTCTGAAGGTCATCGATCTGCGGGCCGAGACTGGAGTGACGACCGGCATCCTGGGGTTGGCGGTTGGACCGGGCGGCTACCTCTACACCTCGGATGGGATCTCGACGCGGTCCATCCGGAAGATCAACCCGAACGCGAGCTCGGGCAGCCACGTGGTGGACACGCTGTCGGCGCCGGTGGCCACCTTCGGCATCACCGTGGACCGCAATGGCATGGTGTGGCTGGGCGCGGACTCCGACTCCGTCTCCGGTGTGGTGCGCGCGGACTTCGTGGCGCGTACGGCCCAGGTGGTGGGCGGGGGAGGGGGCTGCGTGGGACGCACCCACGGAGTCGCCGTGGACGCCGCGGGTGACATCTGGGCGGCGTGCTGGTCCTCCGGGCGCGTGCTGCGCGTGAGCTCCAGCGGCTCCTTCCTGAACTCCTGGGTGGTGGGCACGCGGCCCGAGGGCGTGGCGGTGGCTCCGGACAACCGGATCTGGGTCGTCAACTCCAGCAGCGACTCGCTGTCGGTCATCAACCCCACCACCACGGGCTCGACCCAGACCCATCCCGCGGGAGGAGGTCTGCCCCTCACGTCCTCGGACATGACGGGCTTCCAGCACCACCACTTCACGCTGCGCCAGGGCATCTGGAGCGTGGTGCATGACAGCGGGCAGGCCCAGGCGCACTGGGGAACGGTCTCCTGGAACAGCGAGCCGCAGGGCGCCACGCCCCCGGGCTCCAGCATCCAGGTGTACGCGCGGGCCGCGGACACGCGCGAGGCCCTGTCCTCGCGCCTCTTCACCTACCCCCCGCTGGTGAACGGCCAGGCCTTTACGGGGGTCGATGGTCGCTTCCTCGAGATCAAGGTGGTCCTGCGCTCGGCGAACTTCGGCGGGGACCCGGTGCTGAGCGATCTGACGATCTCCCGGCAGAACAGCGGGCCGATGGCCCTCTGCCAGTCGCGCGACGTCTGCGCCACGCAGAACAGCTGTGCCGCGCAGATCAGCGTGGACAACGGCTCGTATGACCCGGACGGCGATCCCCTCACCCTCACCCAGTCTCCCGCGGGGCCCTATGGCATCGGCGCTCGGGACGTGGTCCTGACGGCGTCCGACGCGAACTCGAGCGCCAGCTGCACGGCGAACATCCGGGTGCGCGACTGCTCGCCGCCGGCCATCACCTGCGCGTCTCCAGTGATTGCCGAGTGTACGGGCAATGAGTCGGCCACCGTGGCGTCGGGCGAGGCGCAGGCGACGGATCAGTGCTCCGCGGTCAGCGTGAGCGGGCCTGAGACGGGCTCCTACCCGCTGGGCAGCACGGCCGTCACGTACACGGCGACGGACGCGGCGGGGAACTCGGAGACCTGCACCAGCAGCGTGCGCGTGGTGGACACGCTGCCCCCCTCCATCACCTGCCCGGCGGAGACCACCATCGAGTGCGCCAACGGCGGCGCCTTCAGCAGCGGAGTGGGCTCGGCGAGCGCGACGGATGGGTGCTCGGCGGTGGCGGTGGCCGCTCCCACGGCGGCCTGGTACCCGCTGGGCACGGCGACGCTGGCCTGGTCGGCGACGGATACCTCGGGGAATGTGGCCCAGTGCTCGGCGCCGTTGAACGTGGTGGATACGCGGGCGCCCGTCATCACGCTCCAGGGTTCGTCCAGTCAGTTGCTCGAGTGCGGCACGGGTTACACGGAGCCTGGTTACAGCGCGAACGACGCGTGCCAGGGGGACGTGAGCGACGAGGTGGTGGCCACGGGCACGGTCGATACGCAGGTGCCGGGCACCTATACCCGGCGCTACAGCGTGGCGGATGGCGCGGGCAACAGCGCCTCGGTGGTGACGCGGAACGTGGCGGTGGTGGATACCCTGGCACCCTCGGTGACGCTCAACGGCTCGGCCAGCGAGGTGCTGGAGTGCGGCGCTTCCTTCATCGATCCTGGGGTGAGCACGGATGACTCCTGCTCGGGGGCGGAGATCGGCTCGCTGGTCATCACCGGCGCGGTCGATTCCGGTCAGCTGGGGACGTACACGCTGAGCTATGCGGTGACGGACCCCTCCGGCAACCTCGCGCCGGCGCTGGAGCGCACGGTGACGTTGCGCGACACCCTGGCGCCGACCCTGGCGCTCAACGGCCTGGCCAACGAGGTGCTGGAGTGCGGCGAGGCCTACGTGCCCCAGGGCGCCCGAGCGATCGATGCTTGCGCGGGCGATCTGGCCGCCGTGGTGGTGACCACGGGCAGCGTCAACCCGGCCCAGCCCGGCGCCTACGAGCTGCGCTATACGGTGGCTGATCCGTCCGGCAACGCCGCCCCGGCGCTGCTGCGCACGGTGACGGTGCGGGACACGCAGGCGCCGGCCGTCGCGCTCAACGGTGCCGCCAGCAGCACGGTGGAGTGTGGCACGAGCTACACCGAGCAGGGCGCCACCGCGAGCGATGCCTGCATGGGCACCCAGGGTGTTCAGGTGACGATCACCGGCTCGGTCGACACGGCTCAGCTGGGGCCTCAGACGCTGAGCTACCGGGCGGTGGACTCGGCCGGCAACACCTCGGCGCCGGTGCAGCGCACGGTGACAGTGCAGGACACGCAGGGGCCGACGCTGGCCCTCAACGGTCCGGCGACCCTGAGCCTCGCCTGCGGCACGCCCTTCATCGAGCAGGGCGCGACCGCCCACGACCTGTGCCTGGGAGACATGAGCAACCGTGTCACCATCTCGGGCACGGTGGACATCCAGCACGCGGGCAACTACGTGCTCACCTACAACGCCACGGACACGGCGGGCCACGTCGCGCCGTCGGTGACGCGCACGGTGCAGGTCAGTGACAGCGAGGGGCCGACGCTCGCCCTCACGGGCGCCAACCCGATGCAGCTCGAGTGCATGCGGGACTGGTACTCCGAGCCGGGCGCCACGGCGGTGGATGCGTGCGCCGGCAACGTCTCCGGCTCCATCAACATCCAGCACGGGTACATCAACTCGGCCACCCCGGGGAGCTACCCGGTCACCTACACCGCGACGGATGGCGCCAACACGGCCACGGCGGTGCGAGACGTCCAGGTGCGGGACACGCTGCCGCCGGACCTCTACCTCAACGGTGGCTCGACCCTGGTGCTGGAGTGCCGGGTGAACACCTACTCCGAGCAGGGCGCGGTGGCGCAGGACCTGTGCGCGGGCAACCTGTCGGGGGCCGTCGCCATCACGGGCGAGGTGGATGCGAACGTGCCGGGCGCCTACCCGGTGCGCTACCGCGTGGAGGACGGCCACGGCTTCACGACGGAGAAGGTGCGGGACGTGCGGGTGGTGGACACGCGTCCGCCGACGCTCGTCCTGGCGGGCTCGGGTACGCCGACCGTGGAGTGCTCGCGCGACGCCTTCCTGGACGTGGGCGCCACGGCCACGGACGTGTGCGCGGGGGATGTCACCCACCGCATCACCGTCTCGGGCACGCAGAACATCGTCGCCCCGGGCACCTATCCCATCACCTACAGCGTCACGGATCCTTCCGGCAACGCGGCCGAGAGCGTCACGCGCAATGTCACCGTGCGAGACAGCAAGGGCCCCGTGGTGACGGTCAACGGCCAGGCCAACATGGAGCTGGAGTGCAAGGTGGACACGTACACCGAGCTGGGGGCCACGGCGTATGACGCGTGCCAGGGCGACATGACGAGCGCCATCAACATCTACGGCAGCGGCGCGAACACCTCGGCGGTGGGTACGTACAACATCCAGTACGGGGTGTGGGACGTGTCGGGCAACACCACCATGGCCCTGCGCACGGTGAAGGTGGTGGATCGCCTCAAGCCGACCCTTACCCTGGTGGGCTCGTCCATCGTGCAGCATGAGTGCGCCAGCGGCGAGTTCGTCGATCCGGGCTACTCCGCCTTCGACGTGTGCTACGGAGACCTGACGCAGTCCGTGACGAAGTCGGGCTGGGTGAACGCCTGGGTGCTGGGCTCCTATCCGATCACCTACAACGTGCAGGACAGCACGCTGCTCAAGGCCCCCACCCTCACGCGCACCGTGCAGGTGGTCGACACCCAGGGCCCCACGCTCACGTACCGCCAGGTGTCGGTGACGCCCGCGGACCAGACGATGCGCAACTTCACGCTGGCCGATTGTGTCACCGCCAATGATGTGTGTGATGGCTGGTCCAACGCCAACAACGGCACCATCCTCTCCATCTACAGCGATGAGCCGGAGGACGCCTCGGGCGATAGCGACGGCAGCACCGTGCAGGACATCGTCATCACCGGCAGGAGCTCCTTCCGCCTGCGTGCCGAGCGCCAGAGCAATGGCAACGGCCGCGTGTACGGGGTGCGCTTCGAGTTGAAGGACCTCGCGGGCAACGCGCGCCCGGGCCTGTGCCAGATCACGGTTCCCTCCGCCGCCGGACGCGGGGTGCCTGCTGACGATGGAGCGGGGGCGGGCTACACGGTGAGCGCTCCGTCTCCGACGCTGGCGAGCCGCGGAACGCCATAG